A region from the Microthrixaceae bacterium genome encodes:
- a CDS encoding cytochrome P450: MTATQVGTDGSGLFHRPERWTDMEAWHEEVSRIRRETPVLRVEDHDFGPFWALTRHDDVFAVSRDHTHWENTVLSVLGPDSSNAEMVASGFAPRSLVHLDGHEHTAHRRVASDWFKPSSVGARQPRIDEIADHFIDRMRELDGQCDFAVDIAQPYTLRVIMDIYGVPESDEAMMLDLTQGIFGANDPEFLGDDTDPGLRAMRSVMTFIQYFNGVTADRRACPADDLATVIANGEVDGCPMGDPERLWYYIIVATAGHDTTSFALAGGLEALLSNPDQWEALRGADDVAIARATDEMIRWTSPVRHFMRYATQETTIGTETIPAGGRVLLSYPSANRDEDVFVSPGRFDVARPDADRLLSFGIGAHYCLGSQFARRELRSFLRRLVDQIEVIEPDGPAQWAASHFVSGVKHLPIRYRFR; this comes from the coding sequence ATGACCGCTACCCAGGTTGGAACCGACGGCTCCGGGTTGTTCCATCGACCCGAACGCTGGACCGACATGGAGGCCTGGCACGAGGAGGTCTCCCGGATCCGCCGCGAAACACCGGTGCTACGAGTGGAGGATCACGACTTCGGGCCGTTCTGGGCGCTCACCCGCCACGACGACGTGTTCGCGGTGTCTCGGGATCACACCCACTGGGAGAACACGGTCCTTTCGGTGCTGGGCCCGGATTCATCCAACGCCGAGATGGTGGCCAGTGGTTTCGCGCCGCGGTCGCTCGTGCACCTCGACGGCCACGAGCACACCGCCCACCGACGGGTCGCCAGCGACTGGTTCAAGCCCAGTTCCGTCGGGGCCCGCCAACCCCGGATCGACGAGATCGCCGACCACTTCATCGACCGGATGCGCGAGTTGGACGGGCAGTGCGACTTCGCCGTCGACATCGCCCAGCCGTACACGCTGCGGGTCATCATGGACATCTACGGGGTCCCCGAGTCCGACGAGGCGATGATGCTCGACCTGACCCAGGGGATATTCGGGGCCAACGATCCCGAGTTCCTGGGCGACGACACCGACCCCGGTCTGCGGGCCATGCGATCGGTGATGACGTTCATCCAGTACTTCAACGGAGTCACCGCCGACCGGCGGGCGTGCCCAGCCGACGACCTCGCCACCGTGATCGCCAACGGTGAGGTGGACGGTTGCCCCATGGGCGACCCCGAACGACTCTGGTACTACATCATCGTGGCCACGGCCGGGCATGACACGACGTCGTTCGCCTTGGCCGGGGGTCTCGAGGCCCTGCTCTCCAACCCCGATCAGTGGGAAGCACTTCGAGGCGCAGACGACGTGGCCATCGCCCGAGCCACCGACGAGATGATCCGCTGGACCTCCCCTGTGCGCCACTTCATGCGCTACGCCACCCAAGAGACGACGATCGGCACCGAGACGATCCCAGCCGGCGGCCGGGTGTTGTTGAGCTATCCGTCAGCCAACCGAGATGAGGATGTGTTCGTGAGCCCCGGCCGCTTCGATGTGGCCAGGCCCGATGCCGACCGTCTGCTGTCGTTCGGCATCGGTGCCCACTACTGCCTGGGTTCGCAGTTCGCCCGCCGGGAGCTGCGATCGTTCCTGCGTCGCCTGGTCGACCAGATCGAGGTGATCGAACCCGATGGTCCAGCCCAGTGGGCGGCCAGCCACTTCGTGAGCGGCGTCAAGCACCTGCCCATCCGCTACCGGTTCCGCTAG
- a CDS encoding AMP-binding protein has product MTTVDADVLDLPDRVLDVARRDPGRVAVVEAARYGWQKNKRTTYAQLSARAESLAVGLRRVGVREGVRCSFMVPPGEDAMVVALALWRVGAAMVGIEPHSHGLRSVARSLKRVQPEMFFGTVEAHAARVAFGWGKDSIRRSFVVGPGRIPGLTHISELEDPWLGEPVHSEVGPSDAALIAFTTGSTGDPKPTVMTYANVNAMVEAISTQWSMGEGRDVVDMPTFPIFWIVGMAHGGTVIVPPMNFATKGPGSANPAVLVRTIREHNVRSMFGSPALLANLSGYCNQRGITLGSIRRIVAGGAEITGPLYEAVGKMIPNGELFSNYGATEVLPATEIGGSTVLAETWPLTETGHGLCVGAPMPGVELKIVAIDDGDIATMDDAVVLGPGEIGEVVATSPHVSDRYYEAPNDMAANKIENGDRRWHRLGDCGFLDDTGRLWVCGRRSHRVVTEDRAHFPLCCEPVINTHPEVERSALVGLRPASGGGPVPAMCIQLRPEARDRSHQILSELKELADRHDATRGIDRFVFVDLLPVDKRHNAKIDRPALAAEYSK; this is encoded by the coding sequence ATGACAACCGTCGATGCCGACGTGCTCGACCTGCCCGACCGTGTGTTGGACGTCGCCCGCCGTGACCCAGGACGCGTCGCCGTGGTCGAAGCCGCCCGCTACGGCTGGCAGAAGAACAAGCGGACCACCTACGCCCAGCTCAGTGCCAGAGCCGAATCTCTGGCCGTGGGACTGCGAAGGGTTGGGGTTCGCGAAGGGGTGCGATGTTCGTTCATGGTTCCTCCCGGCGAGGACGCCATGGTCGTGGCCCTGGCCCTGTGGCGGGTTGGTGCGGCCATGGTGGGCATAGAACCCCACAGCCACGGGCTGAGATCGGTGGCGCGCAGCCTCAAGCGGGTACAGCCCGAGATGTTCTTCGGAACGGTCGAAGCTCACGCGGCCCGGGTTGCCTTCGGGTGGGGCAAGGACAGCATCCGACGGAGCTTCGTGGTAGGCCCAGGTCGTATCCCAGGCCTGACCCACATCTCCGAGTTGGAGGATCCGTGGCTCGGCGAGCCGGTCCACTCAGAGGTCGGTCCCTCCGATGCGGCCCTCATCGCCTTCACCACTGGCAGCACCGGCGACCCCAAACCCACGGTCATGACCTACGCCAACGTGAACGCCATGGTCGAGGCCATCAGCACCCAGTGGTCCATGGGTGAAGGGCGAGACGTGGTCGACATGCCGACCTTCCCCATCTTTTGGATCGTCGGCATGGCCCACGGCGGAACCGTGATCGTGCCACCCATGAACTTCGCCACCAAGGGGCCCGGTTCAGCCAACCCCGCCGTATTGGTTCGCACCATTCGCGAACACAACGTCCGTTCCATGTTCGGGTCGCCGGCCCTTCTCGCCAACCTGTCGGGCTACTGCAACCAACGGGGGATCACGCTCGGCTCGATCCGACGCATCGTGGCCGGAGGCGCCGAGATCACCGGCCCTCTCTACGAGGCTGTCGGAAAGATGATCCCCAACGGCGAACTCTTCTCCAACTACGGCGCCACCGAGGTGCTCCCCGCCACCGAGATCGGGGGCTCCACCGTCCTGGCCGAGACATGGCCCCTCACCGAAACCGGTCACGGCCTGTGCGTCGGTGCCCCGATGCCCGGCGTCGAGTTGAAGATCGTGGCCATCGACGACGGCGACATCGCCACCATGGACGATGCCGTGGTGCTCGGGCCAGGCGAGATCGGTGAGGTGGTGGCGACCAGCCCCCACGTCAGCGATCGCTACTACGAGGCTCCCAATGACATGGCCGCCAACAAGATCGAGAACGGCGACAGGCGCTGGCACCGGCTCGGCGACTGCGGCTTCCTCGACGACACCGGCCGGCTGTGGGTGTGTGGACGGCGCTCCCACCGGGTGGTCACCGAGGACCGAGCCCATTTCCCGTTGTGCTGCGAACCGGTGATCAACACCCACCCCGAGGTCGAGCGCAGTGCCCTGGTTGGGCTGCGCCCCGCCTCCGGAGGTGGCCCGGTTCCCGCCATGTGCATCCAACTTCGTCCCGAGGCGCGTGACCGGTCCCACCAGATCCTGAGCGAGCTGAAGGAGTTGGCCGACCGCCACGACGCCACCCGAGGCATCGACAGGTTCGTGTTCGTCGACCTGCTACCAGTGGACAAGCGCCACAACGCCAAGATCGACCGTCCCGCACTGGCCGCCGAATACTCGAAGTGA
- a CDS encoding alpha/beta hydrolase, with product MERFTSNAMTVALRDVGSGPTVLMLHNGGTSSTIWRNQIDDLSRDHRVLAVDLPGFGDSPRPQVPPTLDSMIGLLVDLLDQHGEGPSLLVGNCMGANLSLSIARARPDLVRGVLAVNPLTEATFRSGGIGFTHSMSRVAPAPARLVRSLSRRVPVLNPTAVATLRFQLGRKGARMGLHRDPELLACQRRADQMPALVDVLDDMSSYGSLDRDPSDITVPVWIMWGAENKVLDRDAGADLQRLVKPSRVEVVDECGHLPMLEDPEKVTAVIRELDVLTGAEVRR from the coding sequence ATGGAACGATTCACCAGCAACGCAATGACGGTGGCACTCCGAGACGTCGGGTCGGGCCCGACCGTGCTGATGCTCCACAACGGAGGAACGTCCTCGACGATCTGGCGCAACCAGATCGACGACCTGTCCCGAGATCACCGCGTGCTCGCCGTGGACCTTCCCGGGTTCGGTGACTCGCCCCGACCCCAGGTACCGCCTACCCTGGACTCCATGATCGGCCTGCTGGTCGACCTTCTCGACCAGCACGGCGAAGGCCCGTCCCTGCTGGTCGGCAACTGCATGGGTGCCAACCTGTCGCTGAGCATCGCCCGGGCCCGACCCGATCTGGTGCGGGGGGTGCTGGCCGTCAACCCGCTCACTGAGGCCACGTTCCGGTCCGGCGGAATCGGGTTCACCCACTCGATGTCACGGGTGGCCCCAGCCCCGGCCCGGCTCGTACGGTCGCTGTCGCGGCGGGTCCCGGTCCTCAACCCGACCGCGGTGGCCACCCTCCGCTTCCAACTCGGGCGCAAGGGTGCCCGCATGGGGCTTCACCGCGACCCCGAGTTGCTGGCCTGCCAACGACGTGCCGATCAGATGCCGGCGCTGGTAGACGTCCTCGACGACATGTCGTCCTACGGCAGCTTGGACCGAGACCCCAGCGACATCACCGTCCCGGTCTGGATCATGTGGGGTGCCGAGAACAAGGTCCTGGACCGCGACGCAGGCGCCGATCTGCAACGGCTGGTCAAACCGTCGCGGGTCGAGGTGGTCGACGAGTGCGGGCACCTGCCGATGCTCGAAGACCCCGAGAAGGTGACCGCGGTGATCCGCGAGCTCGATGTCCTCACCGGCGCCGAGGTTCGCCGATGA
- the pta gene encoding phosphate acetyltransferase — MGERSGPAVTAPRSIYVTAPEGRTGKSLVALGLVDMLTRRVRRVGVFRPVTHPDPGRDQVLDLLLERDGVALGRNECIGVSYDDVHRDPEAALATIVERHRDLAEDCEVVVVVGSDYTDVTAPIELGFNGRVAANLGAPVLLVVSGLDRTPADIAQLSTLAVHELSDAHATTLGVMVNRCDRDATAHITAAVDVTGLPVWAVPEVPILGAPTVAEVADALDANMLLGDPAMLRREAEHMLVCAMTVDHVLDRLLDGHLCITPADRADVLVALAAAHGTDGFPSLAGVVLVGGYPPAQSATRLVTGLARHLPVVHTDHDTYRAARIVSTTRGLLGPGMPRKHEKALSAFEEAVDGDALMAALDVPPSDVMTPLMFESMLVERARSDRRHIVLPEGDDERILRAAHTLLSRHVVDLTFLGVESDIRQKASSLGLDVARAAVIDPRTSDLAEGFAEEYARLRAHKGMTLDGARDMVRDVSFFGTMLVHIGMVDGMVSGAAHSTAHTITPAFQIIKTRPGTDIVSSVFFMCLSDRVLVYGDCAVIPEPTVDELADIAVSSAATAANFGVEPRVAMLSYSTGDSGSGVEVDRVRSATALVHQRLPDLSVDGPIQYDAAVDASVAAAKMPDSEVAGRATVFVFPDLNTGNNTYKAVQRSAGAVAIGPVLQGLAKPVNDLSRGATVRDIVNTVAITAIQAQDGFRVSQP, encoded by the coding sequence GTGGGTGAACGATCAGGACCAGCCGTGACCGCTCCGCGCAGCATCTACGTCACCGCGCCCGAAGGCCGCACCGGAAAGTCCCTGGTGGCTCTCGGTCTCGTCGACATGCTCACCCGACGGGTACGGCGCGTGGGCGTCTTCCGTCCCGTCACCCACCCCGATCCGGGTCGAGATCAGGTCCTCGATCTCCTGTTGGAACGAGACGGCGTAGCTCTGGGACGCAACGAGTGCATCGGCGTGTCCTACGACGACGTCCACCGAGACCCCGAGGCGGCGCTGGCCACGATCGTGGAACGACATCGGGATCTGGCCGAGGACTGCGAGGTCGTGGTGGTGGTGGGCTCGGACTACACCGACGTGACCGCCCCCATCGAGCTCGGGTTCAACGGTCGGGTGGCCGCCAACCTGGGGGCCCCGGTCCTGTTGGTGGTGAGCGGTCTGGACCGGACCCCCGCCGACATCGCTCAACTGTCGACGTTGGCAGTGCACGAGCTCTCCGATGCTCATGCCACCACGCTCGGAGTGATGGTGAACCGCTGCGACCGGGACGCCACCGCCCACATCACCGCGGCGGTGGATGTCACCGGGTTGCCGGTGTGGGCCGTGCCGGAGGTCCCGATCCTCGGGGCACCGACTGTGGCCGAGGTGGCCGACGCCTTGGACGCGAACATGTTGCTCGGCGATCCGGCCATGCTCCGTCGAGAAGCCGAGCACATGCTGGTGTGCGCCATGACCGTCGACCACGTCCTGGACCGCCTCCTCGACGGTCACCTGTGCATCACCCCTGCCGACCGAGCCGACGTGCTGGTGGCGCTGGCGGCCGCTCACGGCACCGACGGTTTCCCATCCCTGGCCGGTGTGGTCCTGGTCGGCGGCTACCCGCCGGCCCAGTCGGCCACCCGCCTCGTCACCGGACTGGCCCGCCACCTGCCGGTCGTGCACACCGATCACGACACGTACCGAGCAGCCCGCATCGTGTCCACCACTCGGGGCCTGCTGGGACCGGGCATGCCTCGCAAGCACGAGAAGGCCCTGTCTGCCTTCGAGGAGGCCGTCGACGGCGATGCCCTGATGGCGGCGCTCGACGTACCCCCGAGCGATGTCATGACCCCGCTCATGTTCGAGTCGATGCTGGTGGAACGAGCCCGGTCCGATCGTCGCCACATCGTGCTTCCCGAGGGAGACGACGAGCGGATCCTTCGAGCCGCCCACACCTTGTTGTCCCGCCACGTCGTCGACCTCACCTTCCTCGGGGTGGAAAGCGACATCAGGCAGAAGGCGTCATCGCTAGGGCTCGACGTCGCTCGAGCCGCGGTGATCGACCCTCGCACCTCGGATCTGGCCGAAGGATTCGCCGAGGAGTACGCCCGACTCCGGGCCCACAAGGGGATGACGCTCGACGGGGCCCGAGACATGGTTCGAGACGTGTCGTTCTTCGGAACGATGCTCGTGCACATCGGCATGGTCGACGGGATGGTCTCGGGCGCCGCCCACTCCACCGCTCACACCATCACGCCCGCCTTCCAGATCATCAAGACCCGCCCGGGGACCGACATCGTGTCGTCGGTGTTCTTCATGTGCCTGTCCGATCGGGTGCTGGTCTACGGCGACTGCGCTGTCATCCCCGAACCCACCGTGGATGAGTTGGCCGACATCGCCGTGTCTTCGGCTGCAACCGCTGCCAACTTCGGGGTGGAGCCCAGGGTGGCGATGTTGTCGTACTCAACCGGAGATTCCGGGTCGGGCGTCGAGGTGGACCGGGTGCGGTCCGCTACCGCCCTGGTCCACCAGCGCTTACCCGACTTATCGGTGGATGGCCCCATCCAATACGACGCAGCCGTTGACGCATCGGTGGCTGCCGCCAAGATGCCCGACTCGGAGGTGGCCGGAAGGGCGACGGTCTTCGTCTTCCCTGACCTGAATACCGGCAACAACACCTACAAGGCGGTGCAACGCTCGGCGGGAGCCGTGGCCATCGGCCCAGTGCTCCAGGGTCTGGCCAAACCGGTCAACGACCTGTCTCGGGGGGCCACCGTCAGAGACATCGTCAACACCGTGGCGATCACCGCCATCCAGGCCCAAGACGGTTTCCGTGTGAGCCAGCCATGA
- a CDS encoding acetate kinase: MSGTVLVLNSGSSSIRYQVVSPHDGTRLVAGLVERIGETGTRVRHDVGARIVERDLSGTDHRNALQSVIELCAEVGPDLATAGLVAIGHRVVMGGNTYTQPVLIDDRVVAEVERLVPLAPLHNPANLVGIAVARDLFSHLPHVAVFDTAFFTSLPRVSATYALDPEVAAQHGIRRYGAHGTSHRYVSQKAADVLGRPLGDIRQIVLHLGNGASASAVDGGLPVDTSMGFTPLEGLVMGTRSGDLDPSVVTHLIRSGTMTVDEVDDLLNRRSGLKGLSGHNDMREVHRLIAEGDPAAVLAHGIYVHRIRKYIGAYTAVMGGIDAVTFTAGVGENDPITRAAAIGGLDFLGLAVDPALNVRRSREARIISPPDTKAAVLVVPTDEELAIARDAITVTDANHPHLHLAAPPSGRTGTRSQAATDGVETPRP; the protein is encoded by the coding sequence ATGAGCGGAACCGTATTGGTCCTCAACTCCGGCTCGTCATCGATCCGCTACCAGGTGGTGTCTCCCCACGACGGCACCCGTCTCGTGGCCGGGCTGGTGGAACGGATCGGTGAGACGGGGACGCGTGTCCGCCACGACGTCGGGGCGAGGATCGTCGAAAGGGACCTGTCGGGGACGGACCATCGGAACGCACTTCAGTCCGTGATCGAGTTGTGCGCCGAAGTCGGCCCTGATCTGGCCACCGCCGGATTGGTGGCCATCGGTCACCGGGTGGTCATGGGTGGCAACACCTACACCCAACCCGTGCTGATCGACGATCGCGTGGTGGCCGAGGTCGAGCGGCTGGTACCGCTGGCCCCCCTGCACAACCCGGCGAACCTGGTCGGCATTGCGGTGGCCCGTGACCTGTTCTCCCACCTCCCCCACGTGGCGGTGTTCGACACCGCGTTCTTCACCTCGCTTCCCCGGGTGTCTGCCACCTACGCGCTGGACCCAGAGGTGGCGGCTCAACACGGCATACGTCGTTACGGCGCTCACGGCACCTCTCATCGCTACGTGTCCCAGAAGGCGGCCGACGTCCTCGGCCGCCCGCTCGGGGACATCCGCCAGATAGTTCTCCACCTGGGCAACGGTGCCTCGGCCTCGGCGGTGGATGGAGGTCTGCCAGTGGACACCTCCATGGGGTTCACCCCGCTGGAAGGATTGGTGATGGGAACCCGCAGCGGCGACCTCGACCCGTCGGTGGTCACCCACCTCATCCGATCAGGGACCATGACAGTCGACGAGGTCGACGACCTGCTGAACCGACGTTCGGGCCTGAAGGGACTCAGCGGCCACAACGACATGCGCGAGGTCCATCGACTGATCGCCGAAGGGGACCCGGCCGCGGTTCTGGCCCACGGGATCTACGTGCACCGGATCCGCAAGTACATCGGGGCCTACACCGCGGTCATGGGCGGGATCGATGCCGTGACCTTCACCGCCGGCGTTGGGGAGAACGACCCGATCACCCGCGCCGCGGCCATCGGCGGGCTCGACTTCTTGGGGTTGGCCGTAGATCCTGCGCTAAACGTCCGACGGTCCCGTGAAGCCCGGATCATCTCGCCCCCCGACACCAAGGCCGCGGTACTGGTCGTACCGACTGACGAAGAGCTGGCCATCGCCCGAGATGCCATCACCGTCACCGACGCGAACCATCCACATCTGCATCTGGCCGCTCCACCATCAGGGCGAACAGGCACCAGATCTCAGGCCGCTACTGACGGCGTCGAAACTCCACGGCCGTGA
- a CDS encoding DUF2804 domain-containing protein has product MPSNSTVDPGACTEREITHPVTLCRADGTLNPQAVGWSRVPLHDCTLNGWGRNKRWDYWCVTADTHVLAITYSSIDFVAILNVWFLDLETLDASTIEMATPASVGVKLPDSVGGDMSFRGPGLTMAITEEPEGTRLVARGRARGGDRIEVDVVVALPDGHETLSVVIPWSQRRFQFTSKHNTRPASGTVVVGGKGYRFGADNNSFGCLDFGRGRWPHRVLWNWGAASGLSGGHVVGLQFGGKWTSGTGLTENALCVDGRLHKISEELIWVYDPTDWTGEWQVSTPRSDRVDLTFQPFYEKRAKASIGVLGTETHQCFGHWTGTVVTDDGTAVPVEGILGWAEEVHMTW; this is encoded by the coding sequence ATGCCTTCGAACTCCACTGTGGACCCCGGTGCCTGCACCGAACGGGAGATCACCCACCCGGTGACGTTGTGCCGTGCCGACGGCACCCTCAACCCTCAAGCCGTCGGATGGTCACGCGTCCCGCTGCACGACTGCACGCTGAACGGATGGGGACGCAACAAGAGATGGGACTACTGGTGCGTCACCGCTGACACCCATGTCCTGGCCATCACCTATAGCTCCATCGACTTCGTTGCCATCCTCAACGTCTGGTTCTTGGACCTCGAGACGCTCGACGCGTCGACCATCGAGATGGCCACCCCGGCTTCGGTGGGGGTGAAGTTGCCCGACTCGGTCGGCGGCGACATGTCGTTCCGGGGACCGGGCCTGACCATGGCAATAACCGAAGAACCCGAGGGGACCCGGCTCGTCGCCAGAGGTCGCGCCCGGGGCGGAGATCGCATCGAGGTCGACGTGGTGGTGGCCTTGCCCGACGGGCACGAGACGCTCAGCGTCGTGATCCCATGGTCCCAACGTCGCTTCCAGTTCACCTCCAAGCACAACACGCGCCCAGCCTCCGGGACGGTGGTGGTGGGCGGCAAGGGGTACCGCTTCGGCGCCGACAACAACTCGTTCGGGTGCCTCGACTTCGGCCGCGGACGCTGGCCTCATCGGGTGCTGTGGAACTGGGGTGCGGCATCGGGCCTTTCGGGCGGGCATGTCGTGGGGCTCCAGTTCGGTGGAAAGTGGACCAGCGGCACCGGGCTGACCGAGAACGCGTTGTGCGTCGACGGTCGCTTGCACAAGATCTCCGAGGAACTGATCTGGGTCTATGACCCCACGGACTGGACCGGTGAGTGGCAGGTCTCCACACCGCGTTCGGATCGTGTCGATCTCACCTTCCAGCCGTTCTACGAGAAGCGGGCCAAGGCCTCCATCGGTGTGCTCGGAACCGAGACCCACCAGTGTTTCGGTCACTGGACGGGCACGGTCGTCACCGACGACGGGACCGCGGTGCCAGTCGAGGGGATCTTGGGATGGGCCGAAGAGGTTCACATGACGTGGTGA
- a CDS encoding alpha/beta hydrolase: MNSNPSVDLTVERTDLGDLDVAWLTDPRADPAAPLALLLHGFPDSAQTWRYLIPALTDAGFRPVAPWLRGYAPTSVPVDGLYQVGALARDASRLHQALGGDDRAVIVGHDWGAMATYAAVGWEPDRWNRAVAMAVPPAGAMFTGFTSYDQLRRSWYMFFFQSPLADGVVASDDLAFIDRLWADWSPGHDPSGDLPAVKQSLGDPANLTAALGYYRATLGDGLKSSDLDAPQAGWMTAPSVPVLYLHGADDGCVGADVAASAGDHLPISGSRAETLDGVGHFLHVEAPERVNPLITAFLTADLHSTAELTAT; this comes from the coding sequence ATGAACTCGAACCCTTCAGTCGATCTGACCGTCGAGCGGACAGACCTGGGCGACCTCGACGTCGCCTGGCTCACCGACCCGCGGGCGGACCCCGCGGCACCCCTGGCCTTGTTGCTCCACGGCTTCCCCGATTCTGCTCAGACATGGCGGTACCTCATCCCAGCCCTGACCGACGCCGGGTTCCGGCCGGTGGCCCCGTGGCTGCGGGGATACGCCCCGACATCGGTCCCCGTCGACGGGCTCTACCAGGTTGGAGCGTTGGCCCGTGATGCCAGCCGGCTGCACCAAGCGTTGGGTGGCGACGACCGGGCCGTGATCGTCGGGCACGACTGGGGGGCGATGGCCACCTACGCCGCCGTCGGTTGGGAGCCGGACCGTTGGAACCGGGCCGTGGCCATGGCTGTACCGCCCGCGGGGGCGATGTTCACCGGTTTCACCTCCTATGACCAGCTGCGGCGGAGCTGGTACATGTTCTTCTTCCAGAGTCCGTTGGCCGACGGTGTCGTTGCCTCCGATGACCTGGCCTTCATCGACCGGCTGTGGGCCGACTGGTCTCCGGGTCATGATCCATCGGGTGACCTTCCCGCCGTCAAGCAGTCGCTCGGGGATCCGGCCAACCTCACCGCCGCCCTCGGCTACTACCGGGCCACCCTCGGAGACGGACTCAAGAGCTCTGACCTAGATGCGCCCCAGGCCGGGTGGATGACAGCGCCTTCGGTCCCGGTTCTCTACCTCCACGGTGCCGACGACGGCTGCGTCGGTGCCGACGTGGCCGCATCGGCGGGGGATCATCTGCCGATCTCGGGCTCCCGGGCCGAGACGCTCGATGGCGTGGGTCACTTCCTCCACGTCGAGGCTCCCGAACGGGTCAACCCCCTCATCACCGCGTTCCTCACCGCCGACCTCCATTCGACAGCCGAACTCACGGCCACGTGA
- a CDS encoding DNA-3-methyladenine glycosylase I, which translates to MSGPADSNDPTRVAGGVVIGDDGLARCPWAVASPLLRHYHDHEWGRIVRGEQGLFERVSLEGFQAGLSWAIVLAKREAFRDAFADFDPDAVAAFSDADLEAILGRGDIIRNRAKIEATRSNAQAVLELRADGGLDRLIWSHRPEDSPRPVVAGDVPTRTVGSEALARDLKRRGFRFIGPTSAFALTEAIGMVDTHLLACHRRGRGANPETEDHPATGTTDD; encoded by the coding sequence GTGAGCGGCCCCGCCGATTCGAACGATCCGACCAGGGTTGCAGGGGGGGTCGTCATCGGCGACGACGGCCTGGCCCGATGCCCGTGGGCCGTGGCATCACCCCTGCTGCGCCACTACCACGACCACGAATGGGGCCGGATCGTGCGTGGCGAACAGGGCCTGTTCGAGCGGGTATCACTCGAAGGATTTCAGGCCGGGCTCTCGTGGGCCATCGTGTTGGCCAAACGTGAAGCGTTTCGGGATGCCTTCGCCGACTTCGACCCCGACGCAGTGGCCGCCTTCTCCGACGCTGACCTGGAGGCGATCCTGGGCCGAGGCGACATCATTCGCAACCGGGCCAAGATCGAAGCCACCCGCTCCAATGCTCAGGCCGTCCTCGAGTTGCGAGCCGATGGGGGTCTGGATCGCCTGATCTGGTCCCATCGGCCCGAGGATTCCCCGCGGCCGGTGGTGGCCGGAGACGTCCCCACCCGCACCGTCGGCTCCGAAGCCCTCGCTCGAGATCTCAAGAGACGCGGGTTCCGCTTCATCGGCCCGACATCGGCCTTCGCGTTGACCGAAGCGATCGGGATGGTCGACACCCATCTCCTCGCCTGTCATCGCCGGGGTCGTGGGGCCAATCCTGAGACCGAGGACCACCCAGCGACCGGAACCACAGATGATTGA
- a CDS encoding alpha-ketoglutarate-dependent dioxygenase AlkB: MGGLFPRVVREIAPGAVHLPDWLDMGTQRRVVSEARQWARPPGPMRRIRLPNGGTMSVETVSLGWHWVPYRYVQMAVDTDGSPVAPMPDWLVGLGRRAVDAAYGQGRGDDYRPDAALVNFYDDHAKLGMHQDHDELTDAPVVSFSVGDACVFRFGNTENRNKPYVDVQLAGGDAFVFGGATRLAYHGVLKTIPGTGDPATGLDRGRLNITLRVTGLGAGRDSIGGD, translated from the coding sequence ATGGGTGGGCTGTTCCCTCGGGTGGTGCGAGAGATCGCTCCCGGTGCCGTACACCTTCCGGACTGGCTCGACATGGGGACGCAACGCCGGGTGGTGAGCGAGGCTCGGCAATGGGCGCGACCTCCGGGCCCGATGCGACGGATACGCCTTCCGAACGGGGGCACCATGTCGGTCGAGACGGTGAGCCTCGGGTGGCACTGGGTGCCCTACCGCTACGTCCAGATGGCCGTCGACACCGATGGCTCGCCGGTCGCACCGATGCCCGATTGGCTGGTGGGACTGGGTCGACGAGCAGTCGACGCCGCCTACGGGCAGGGGCGTGGTGACGACTATCGACCCGACGCCGCGCTGGTGAACTTCTATGACGATCACGCCAAGCTCGGCATGCACCAGGACCACGATGAGCTCACCGATGCTCCGGTGGTCAGCTTCAGCGTCGGTGATGCCTGTGTCTTTCGGTTCGGCAACACCGAGAACAGGAACAAGCCCTACGTCGATGTGCAGCTCGCCGGAGGCGATGCGTTCGTGTTCGGCGGAGCCACTCGACTGGCCTACCACGGGGTGTTGAAGACCATCCCCGGGACTGGAGATCCTGCCACCGGCCTAGACCGGGGACGTCTCAACATCACCCTGCGGGTGACGGGATTGGGAGCGGGCCGGGACTCGATCGGTGGAGACTGA